Proteins encoded in a region of the Anoxybacillus amylolyticus genome:
- a CDS encoding efflux RND transporter permease subunit, which yields MNFLIRFSLKNAVAVFIISVLLVLGGLYSFSSLKMELLPNIEFPQLSIEVVYPGASPQDINEQVTSKLEEKFKSLEGMKKMQSSSFESIAIINLEFPFHADMDEVERQVDVLIKDAKLPDHVQTKINRFSTGSSPILNISLFAKKDVDLQKLLEQDVIPEINKINGVNSISVGGMKDDVVQITIDKQKALQAGLSLSQIKDQINEKFLSLPAGSVNTDTLQIPVRVQEKLETVEALRNMPLMSSLTPTSQVVKLKDIAQIETRTEQPEITRYNLKDCLSMAITKKQDANTVEVADKVIKVLDTHKDEFDYAIGFDTGEAIKKSVESLIREGLLGALFASIAVLVFLRNVRATVIAIVSIPLSLLVASIFLHQLDISLNVMTLGGMAVAVGRVVDDSIVVIENIFRRVRKSKHGMTDELVQDSTKEILKAITSSTITTVVVFLPLGFVGGITGEFFLPFALTIVFSLLMSLLVAVTIVPILAKFSFKKVPPEEKEGALQRVYGRVIAWALNHKAVILLISVMLLVSSFVLVPKLGFVFLPNEEQKTLVASIELPSSTSLEKTNDVSLKIEKMFDNQKEIKEVTTGVGSRDFRTGLKRENQANYFISLKEGVNVASFIKKLEKNMQTIVGKEAPGTKLGVQELQVGPPSNNNINIDLHSNDLASLQKAAKQVEEYLKKRKDLKYVTNNFADKQKQIIVDIDPEKAAAYGVSSFQILGTIADETKPVDVGTLALDGVERTVQLAYDKRVDAVEGLKNTLIFTKRGLVPVSKLATVKEVETYTSIQKLDGKVFARVSGQIVGDNIQKVTEDVIEKLENDVDLPKGVSLEGGGGSDDTVETFQQLGLAMVVAIGLVYVTMLITFGKARIPFVILSSLIFVPSGSLLGLYAANEPMSVSVMIGLLMLIGIVTTNAIVLVDRIGQNREQKGMTIRDALIEAGKTRLRPILMTAFATVVALIPLALTKTSGTLISKGLAITVIGGLTSSTLLTLIIIPVMYELFFIRQAKAERNE from the coding sequence ATGAATTTTTTGATCAGGTTTAGTTTAAAAAATGCGGTAGCCGTATTTATCATTTCTGTTCTTCTTGTTTTGGGAGGATTGTATTCATTCTCCTCTTTGAAAATGGAATTGCTGCCGAATATTGAGTTTCCACAGCTATCGATTGAAGTGGTTTACCCGGGAGCATCTCCTCAAGACATAAATGAACAGGTCACTTCGAAGTTGGAGGAAAAGTTTAAGTCCCTTGAGGGGATGAAAAAAATGCAGAGCTCTTCGTTTGAAAGCATTGCGATCATTAATCTTGAGTTCCCGTTTCATGCGGATATGGATGAAGTAGAACGGCAAGTGGATGTATTAATAAAAGATGCAAAACTTCCTGATCATGTTCAAACAAAAATTAATCGTTTTTCGACTGGTTCATCCCCCATTTTGAACATCTCTTTATTTGCGAAAAAAGATGTAGATTTGCAAAAGTTATTAGAACAAGATGTGATTCCTGAAATAAATAAAATAAACGGCGTTAACTCTATCTCCGTTGGGGGAATGAAAGATGATGTGGTGCAAATCACGATTGATAAGCAAAAAGCGCTGCAGGCAGGGTTAAGTTTATCGCAAATTAAAGATCAGATTAACGAAAAGTTCCTTTCACTCCCTGCTGGAAGCGTAAATACCGATACATTGCAAATCCCTGTGCGCGTGCAAGAAAAACTGGAAACGGTTGAAGCGTTAAGGAACATGCCGTTAATGTCTTCGCTCACCCCAACATCGCAAGTGGTAAAATTAAAAGACATTGCCCAAATAGAAACGAGGACAGAGCAGCCAGAAATAACACGCTACAATTTAAAGGATTGCCTTTCCATGGCGATCACGAAAAAACAAGATGCCAATACGGTAGAAGTGGCCGACAAAGTTATTAAAGTATTAGATACCCACAAAGACGAATTTGATTATGCGATCGGCTTTGATACTGGAGAAGCCATCAAAAAATCTGTCGAATCGCTTATCCGCGAAGGACTGCTAGGGGCTCTATTTGCTTCCATTGCCGTGCTTGTGTTTTTACGCAACGTGCGTGCGACTGTGATTGCTATTGTTTCCATCCCATTATCCTTGTTAGTAGCGTCGATTTTCCTACATCAACTCGATATTTCGTTAAATGTCATGACACTTGGTGGAATGGCGGTAGCGGTTGGCCGCGTCGTTGATGACAGTATTGTCGTCATCGAAAACATTTTCCGGCGGGTTCGCAAGTCGAAACACGGCATGACAGATGAACTTGTTCAAGATTCGACAAAAGAAATTTTAAAGGCGATTACCTCATCAACGATTACAACCGTTGTCGTCTTTTTGCCACTTGGCTTTGTTGGCGGAATTACCGGTGAATTTTTCTTGCCATTTGCGTTGACAATTGTTTTCTCATTACTTATGTCATTGCTTGTTGCGGTCACCATTGTGCCGATTTTAGCCAAATTCTCCTTCAAAAAAGTTCCGCCTGAAGAAAAAGAAGGAGCATTGCAGCGTGTTTATGGACGAGTCATTGCTTGGGCATTAAACCATAAAGCGGTTATTTTATTAATATCGGTTATGTTGCTTGTAAGTTCTTTTGTGCTTGTGCCCAAATTAGGGTTCGTGTTTTTGCCAAATGAGGAACAAAAGACGCTAGTCGCCAGCATCGAGCTCCCATCTTCGACATCGCTTGAAAAAACAAACGATGTTTCGTTAAAAATCGAAAAGATGTTTGACAATCAAAAGGAAATTAAAGAAGTGACTACAGGAGTTGGCAGCCGCGATTTTCGCACCGGATTGAAGCGGGAAAATCAGGCAAACTATTTCATTAGCTTAAAAGAAGGTGTAAATGTCGCTTCCTTTATAAAAAAGCTCGAAAAAAATATGCAAACGATTGTTGGCAAAGAGGCGCCGGGCACAAAGCTTGGCGTGCAAGAACTGCAGGTAGGGCCACCTTCTAACAATAATATTAATATAGATTTACATTCGAACGATTTAGCTTCCTTACAAAAGGCAGCGAAGCAAGTAGAGGAATACTTGAAGAAGCGTAAAGACTTAAAATATGTAACAAACAATTTCGCGGATAAACAAAAACAAATCATTGTCGATATTGATCCAGAAAAAGCAGCGGCTTATGGAGTATCCAGCTTCCAAATTCTCGGAACGATTGCGGATGAAACGAAACCAGTTGACGTCGGAACGCTGGCGCTTGATGGCGTTGAACGGACAGTTCAATTGGCATACGACAAACGCGTTGATGCTGTTGAAGGGTTAAAAAATACGCTCATTTTCACAAAACGCGGTCTTGTTCCTGTGTCAAAGCTAGCAACAGTTAAGGAAGTCGAAACGTATACATCGATTCAAAAGCTCGATGGAAAAGTATTCGCTCGTGTATCGGGGCAGATTGTCGGGGATAATATCCAAAAAGTGACCGAAGATGTCATTGAGAAATTGGAAAACGACGTTGATTTGCCAAAAGGAGTTTCATTGGAAGGTGGCGGAGGAAGCGATGATACGGTTGAGACGTTCCAACAACTTGGTTTGGCGATGGTAGTTGCCATCGGTCTAGTATATGTTACCATGCTGATCACATTTGGAAAGGCACGAATTCCATTTGTTATTTTATCCTCGCTCATTTTCGTTCCGAGTGGTTCGCTTCTCGGGTTGTATGCCGCTAACGAACCGATGTCGGTGAGTGTGATGATCGGGTTGTTAATGTTAATCGGCATTGTCACAACAAACGCGATTGTCCTTGTGGACCGCATCGGACAAAATCGCGAACAAAAAGGAATGACGATTCGCGATGCACTCATTGAGGCAGGAAAAACGCGCTTGCGTCCAATTTTAATGACGGCGTTTGCGACAGTGGTTGCCCTCATTCCGCTTGCATTAACGAAAACATCAGGAACATTAATTTCCAAAGGACTAGCTATTACAGTCATTGGTGGGCTTACTTCGTCTACATTGCTCACACTGATCATCATTCCGGTTATGTATGAACTGTTCTTTATCCGACAAGCGAAAGCAGAACGAAACGAGTAA
- the rlmD gene encoding 23S rRNA (uracil(1939)-C(5))-methyltransferase RlmD — MAKVEAPVAKNEYYDVIFEDLTHDGAGVAKIDGFPIFVANGLPGEKAKIKVIKVKKGYGYGRLIELYEPSPDRVDAPCPIYKQCGGCQLQHLSYEGQLKAKYKHVKEVLARIGKIEDVAVHPVLGMSDPWRYRNKAQVPVGEREGGLVAGFYKERSHDIIDMDACLIQQEMNDIVVQTVKQICEQYNIPAYNEQTHKGVLRHIMARYGATTKEVMVVLITRTEELPHKKKIIEAIIDRIPNVKSIVQNINPKRTNVIMGEDTRVLWGSEHIYDYIGDIRFAISARSFYQVNPEQTKVLYEKALEYAELTGEETVIDAYCGIGTISLFLAKKAKKVYGVEVVPEAIEDAKRNAALNGITNVEFAVGEAEAVIPRWYEQGVKADCIVVDPPRKGCDETLLQTMIAMKPKRIVYVSCNPSTLARDLRILEDDGYKTLEVQPVDMFPHTVHVECVVLMSRVEK, encoded by the coding sequence ATGGCAAAAGTAGAAGCTCCAGTTGCAAAAAACGAATACTATGATGTCATTTTTGAAGATTTGACGCACGATGGCGCCGGCGTGGCAAAAATTGACGGTTTTCCGATTTTCGTGGCGAACGGGCTACCGGGGGAAAAAGCAAAAATTAAAGTCATTAAAGTGAAAAAAGGCTATGGCTATGGGCGTTTAATTGAGCTATATGAACCGAGCCCGGATCGCGTCGACGCTCCGTGTCCGATTTACAAGCAATGCGGAGGCTGCCAACTGCAACATTTAAGCTATGAAGGGCAGCTAAAGGCGAAGTATAAACATGTAAAAGAAGTGCTTGCGCGCATCGGAAAGATTGAAGATGTCGCTGTTCATCCTGTCCTCGGCATGAGTGATCCGTGGCGGTACCGCAATAAAGCGCAAGTTCCTGTTGGTGAGCGTGAAGGGGGACTCGTTGCCGGTTTTTACAAAGAGCGCAGCCATGACATTATCGATATGGACGCGTGTTTGATCCAACAGGAAATGAACGATATCGTCGTTCAAACGGTGAAGCAGATTTGCGAGCAATATAACATCCCAGCCTACAACGAACAAACGCATAAAGGTGTCCTTCGCCACATTATGGCTCGCTATGGGGCAACGACGAAAGAGGTAATGGTCGTTTTGATTACACGCACGGAAGAGTTGCCGCATAAAAAGAAAATTATTGAGGCGATTATTGATCGCATCCCAAATGTAAAATCGATTGTGCAAAATATTAACCCGAAGCGAACAAATGTCATTATGGGGGAAGATACGCGCGTTCTTTGGGGTTCGGAACACATTTACGATTATATCGGTGACATTCGTTTTGCTATTTCTGCTCGTTCGTTTTATCAAGTGAACCCTGAACAAACGAAAGTGTTGTATGAAAAAGCGCTTGAATATGCCGAATTGACAGGAGAGGAAACGGTCATTGACGCCTATTGCGGCATCGGGACGATTTCGCTCTTTTTAGCGAAAAAAGCAAAGAAAGTGTATGGAGTCGAAGTTGTTCCGGAGGCGATTGAGGATGCAAAGCGAAATGCAGCGCTAAACGGCATTACAAACGTCGAATTTGCCGTTGGCGAAGCGGAAGCGGTCATTCCGAGATGGTATGAACAAGGGGTGAAAGCCGATTGCATCGTCGTCGACCCGCCGCGCAAAGGCTGTGACGAAACGCTATTACAGACGATGATCGCCATGAAACCGAAGCGCATCGTCTATGTTTCATGCAACCCATCCACCCTCGCCCGCGATTTGCGTATCCTCGAAGACGATGGATACAAAACACTTGAAGTCCAGCCGGTCGACATGTTCCCACACACCGTGCATGTGGAGTGCGTAGTATTGATGTCAAGGGTGGAGAAATGA
- a CDS encoding Chromate resistance protein ChrB, whose product MYDKEWLILNFTLPKEQSSVRVSVWRKLKKCGSVSIGQSMWALPVSEEHLETFNEISKEIIENGGSAYIANADFLNAGSDEDIVNLFNKVRDEEYQEFLDKCDDYFREIEKETERKNFTFVELEENEDEYSKLVEWLKKITLRDFFVAPLKEQAEEVLQRCKQLLDEFSDKVYKANEEE is encoded by the coding sequence TTGTACGATAAAGAATGGTTGATATTGAATTTCACTTTACCAAAAGAACAATCGAGCGTAAGGGTAAGTGTGTGGAGAAAATTAAAAAAATGCGGATCTGTTAGCATTGGGCAATCGATGTGGGCTCTTCCTGTTTCAGAAGAGCATTTAGAAACCTTCAATGAAATATCAAAAGAAATAATCGAAAATGGTGGCAGCGCTTATATTGCAAATGCTGATTTCCTTAATGCAGGGAGTGACGAAGATATCGTTAATCTGTTCAACAAAGTACGAGATGAAGAGTATCAGGAGTTTTTGGATAAATGCGATGATTACTTTCGTGAAATTGAGAAGGAAACGGAAAGAAAAAACTTTACATTTGTTGAGCTTGAAGAAAACGAAGATGAATACAGTAAGCTTGTGGAGTGGTTAAAGAAGATAACATTAAGAGACTTTTTTGTTGCCCCATTAAAAGAACAAGCAGAGGAAGTTCTGCAAAGATGCAAGCAATTGCTAGATGAGTTTAGTGACAAGGTTTATAAAGCAAATGAAGAAGAATAA
- a CDS encoding DUF6220 domain-containing protein — protein sequence MDKEKRVNTSVQVSRFIFTGLAWGLVACIVIQTFLAGIAIFSNSMYWTTHIVFVHLFEILPILMLIFAFTGRLPKTLCWQSVGLVGLIFAQYFTANLKIVGALHPVIALGLFLASWNVARQSGTRHLSMEQGGKEK from the coding sequence ATGGATAAGGAAAAGCGTGTAAATACAAGTGTTCAAGTTTCGCGATTTATTTTCACCGGTCTAGCATGGGGGCTTGTTGCCTGCATTGTGATCCAGACGTTCCTTGCAGGGATAGCCATCTTTTCTAATTCAATGTATTGGACGACACATATCGTTTTTGTGCATTTATTTGAGATATTGCCGATACTCATGCTTATCTTTGCGTTTACTGGCCGGCTTCCAAAGACGTTGTGTTGGCAGAGCGTCGGATTAGTGGGGCTCATTTTTGCACAGTACTTCACTGCTAACTTGAAAATCGTTGGTGCACTTCATCCGGTGATTGCTTTGGGGTTATTTTTAGCGTCTTGGAACGTGGCGCGACAGTCAGGAACAAGACATTTGTCTATGGAACAAGGAGGGAAAGAGAAATGA
- the tnpB gene encoding IS66 family insertion sequence element accessory protein TnpB (TnpB, as the term is used for proteins encoded by IS66 family insertion elements, is considered an accessory protein, since TnpC, encoded by a neighboring gene, is a DDE family transposase.) has product MLNAATVTHVYLARGSTDLRKSIDGLAAIVQEAFQLDPFSSTLFVFCNRGRDKLKILHWDHNGFWLYYRRLERGTFDWPSEHSSEPLQISPRQLRWLLDGLSLNQKQAHSAVTAKKVI; this is encoded by the coding sequence ATGTTAAATGCGGCCACGGTGACCCATGTGTACCTCGCCCGAGGGAGTACAGATTTGCGAAAATCCATCGACGGGTTGGCAGCCATCGTCCAAGAAGCATTCCAGCTTGATCCCTTTTCTTCTACCCTTTTTGTGTTCTGCAATCGTGGACGGGATAAATTGAAAATTCTTCATTGGGATCATAACGGATTTTGGCTATATTATCGCCGACTGGAACGTGGAACGTTTGATTGGCCTTCGGAGCACAGCTCGGAACCTTTACAAATTAGTCCACGCCAATTACGCTGGCTGCTCGATGGACTATCATTGAACCAGAAACAAGCCCATTCGGCAGTAACCGCAAAGAAAGTTATTTAA
- a CDS encoding diacylglycerol kinase, translating to MKRARIIYNPTSGRELFKKHLPDVLIQLEQAGYETSCHATTGAGDATKAARAAVERQFDLVIAAGGDGTIHEVVNGIASQEYRPKLGIIPVGTTNDFARAIAVPRTIEGACEVITTGEAVPIDIGCVMNEGKTRYFINIAGGGRLTELTYEVPSKLKTMLGQLAYYLKGIEMLPSIKATEARIEYDGKVYEGEIMLFLVSLTNSVGGFEKLAPDSSLNDGMFDLIILKKTNLAEFIRIVTLASRGEHINDPNLIYTKANRIKVTAPNNMQLNLDGEYGGLLPGEFVNLYRHLEVFVPKEKAEQMRAGF from the coding sequence ATGAAACGTGCCAGAATTATTTATAACCCAACGTCAGGACGAGAACTGTTTAAGAAGCATTTGCCGGACGTGCTCATTCAGCTTGAGCAGGCAGGATATGAAACCTCTTGCCATGCGACAACGGGAGCGGGGGATGCCACAAAAGCTGCTAGGGCGGCAGTTGAACGCCAATTTGACCTTGTTATTGCTGCTGGGGGGGATGGGACGATTCATGAAGTCGTCAACGGCATTGCTAGCCAAGAATACCGACCGAAGCTGGGCATCATTCCGGTTGGCACGACGAACGATTTTGCGCGGGCGATCGCGGTGCCGCGCACGATCGAAGGAGCATGTGAAGTCATTACGACGGGGGAAGCGGTGCCGATTGATATCGGCTGTGTGATGAACGAAGGGAAGACGCGCTATTTTATTAACATTGCCGGTGGTGGTCGTCTCACCGAGTTGACGTATGAAGTGCCAAGCAAGCTAAAAACGATGCTTGGGCAGCTTGCTTACTATTTAAAAGGGATTGAAATGTTACCGTCGATTAAAGCGACCGAAGCGCGAATTGAGTATGACGGGAAAGTGTATGAAGGTGAAATTATGTTGTTTTTAGTGTCGCTCACCAATTCCGTCGGTGGGTTTGAAAAATTGGCGCCCGATTCGTCGTTAAATGACGGGATGTTTGATTTAATTATTTTAAAGAAGACGAATTTGGCGGAATTTATCCGCATCGTGACGCTCGCTTCGAGAGGGGAGCATATTAACGACCCGAATCTAATATACACAAAAGCCAACCGTATTAAAGTAACCGCCCCGAACAATATGCAGCTCAATTTGGACGGCGAATACGGGGGCTTGTTGCCGGGTGAGTTCGTCAATTTATATCGACATTTAGAAGTGTTTGTTCCAAAGGAAAAGGCTGAGCAGATGAGGGCAGGATTTTAA
- a CDS encoding DUF6572 domain-containing protein, which translates to MSLEKLNELDSIGIDKESGIVELSIIDDLDWIDEENHLLLLQEKINCYLAFIESGEIYQSYPQAAEREICITIYTKFTPTRFALEFLTKAREVIEQAGFTLKCFGWINDNEDETGEWQRVI; encoded by the coding sequence ATGTCACTAGAAAAATTAAATGAACTGGACTCCATTGGAATTGATAAAGAATCAGGGATTGTGGAACTTTCGATTATTGATGATTTAGATTGGATAGATGAAGAAAACCATCTGCTTTTACTACAGGAAAAAATCAATTGTTACTTAGCATTCATTGAAAGCGGAGAAATTTACCAATCATATCCACAAGCGGCTGAACGTGAAATTTGCATTACAATCTATACAAAATTTACTCCAACCCGTTTTGCGTTAGAATTTCTCACAAAAGCACGTGAAGTAATTGAGCAGGCAGGTTTTACATTAAAATGTTTTGGATGGATAAATGATAATGAAGATGAAACAGGTGAATGGCAAAGAGTTATATAG
- a CDS encoding sensor histidine kinase produces MSIRRKLFLSMAALIIGMGIMFSLIIKVVVVDILDVVLKVDRSQEMKELSNIFAYYYETHHHSWNGIEHIHLDTAIIKRHEQVGVVLLSLEGEQLYATGDIPASWMIGLGISTKVQADGKTVAFLHYYDREIGTMVKVRRGITSSVTTLSLLSAAILVLLSLFVAFWLSKRLTVPLEMLITAIDRLGKGEFGVQAPVITKDEYGKVAQTFNEMSKQLQQAEEVRRRLVADVAHELRTPLTILRGKLDWFQQQRRPIDPERLLPLQDELIRLTRLVEDLHQLSLAEAGKLPLERKPTNMESLLQQLIERVTPSAEEKNICIHLTCSTNHATICVDPHRITQVFLNLLVNAIRYTPENGTVNVVIDEEPTLLQISVSDTGIGIAPEHLPFLFERFYRTDEARTRNRGGTGLGLTIAKEFVLAHGGTIDVDSTPGQGTTFRIKLPR; encoded by the coding sequence ATGAGCATTAGGCGTAAGCTGTTTCTTTCGATGGCCGCCCTTATTATCGGCATGGGAATCATGTTTTCCCTCATCATCAAGGTGGTCGTCGTCGATATACTGGACGTGGTACTAAAGGTGGATCGAAGCCAAGAAATGAAAGAGCTGTCGAACATATTTGCCTATTATTATGAAACACATCATCATTCTTGGAACGGCATCGAACATATCCACCTCGACACGGCTATCATAAAAAGACACGAACAGGTGGGGGTGGTTCTTTTGTCCCTAGAAGGTGAGCAACTATATGCGACGGGAGACATTCCTGCGTCATGGATGATTGGACTAGGCATCTCGACTAAGGTACAAGCAGATGGGAAAACAGTAGCTTTTTTGCATTATTATGACCGTGAAATCGGAACTATGGTCAAAGTACGGCGGGGAATCACGAGCTCTGTCACCACGTTATCCTTGCTTAGCGCCGCTATTTTGGTGTTGCTTTCTCTCTTTGTCGCCTTCTGGTTGTCGAAACGGCTCACGGTGCCGCTTGAGATGCTCATTACCGCGATTGACCGTCTCGGAAAAGGTGAATTCGGCGTTCAGGCGCCGGTGATTACCAAGGACGAATACGGTAAAGTGGCCCAAACGTTCAACGAGATGTCAAAACAGTTGCAACAAGCAGAGGAAGTTCGCCGACGTTTGGTGGCCGATGTTGCTCATGAACTGCGAACACCCCTAACGATCCTACGCGGAAAACTCGATTGGTTTCAGCAACAGCGCCGCCCCATTGATCCCGAGAGGCTGCTACCGCTGCAAGATGAGTTGATTAGACTGACCCGTCTCGTAGAAGATCTGCATCAACTGTCGCTAGCCGAGGCCGGTAAACTTCCGCTCGAACGGAAACCAACGAATATGGAAAGCCTTTTGCAACAGCTCATCGAGCGGGTGACTCCCAGTGCGGAAGAAAAAAACATTTGTATTCATCTGACTTGTTCGACCAACCACGCAACGATTTGCGTCGATCCGCACCGAATTACCCAAGTGTTCCTGAACTTGCTGGTTAATGCGATCCGCTATACTCCTGAGAACGGAACGGTAAACGTGGTAATCGACGAAGAACCCACCCTGTTGCAAATTTCCGTTTCAGATACAGGTATCGGCATCGCGCCCGAGCATTTGCCTTTTTTGTTTGAGCGATTTTACCGCACAGATGAAGCCAGAACGCGAAATCGAGGTGGAACCGGATTGGGGCTGACCATCGCCAAAGAATTCGTATTGGCTCATGGGGGAACAATCGATGTCGATAGCACCCCTGGTCAAGGGACCACCTTTCGAATCAAGCTTCCTCGCTGA
- a CDS encoding DUF5957 family protein: protein MKKLLLALFTAVFAGFLGGLILSEIIAVVARLLLGPDPWLKWMKYMPIYLAAFVAVVTLITLHHKSNRKDGKG from the coding sequence ATGAAGAAACTGCTTTTGGCTCTCTTCACGGCTGTGTTTGCTGGGTTTCTTGGAGGATTGATTCTATCCGAAATCATTGCGGTGGTAGCTCGGCTCCTCCTTGGCCCCGATCCTTGGCTGAAATGGATGAAATATATGCCGATATATTTGGCTGCTTTTGTAGCTGTTGTTACATTGATCACATTACACCACAAATCCAATAGAAAGGATGGTAAAGGATGA
- the tnpA gene encoding IS66 family insertion sequence element accessory protein TnpA, whose protein sequence is MDKNELRREWEQRIADYRASGLTQAKWCERNRLKVHQLKYWLKRLEGSNATPNPSTKWASVVMADPSIHEEDSIQVKIGECSIEVKQGFNPSLFADVVKVLKTLC, encoded by the coding sequence ATGGACAAAAACGAATTAAGACGTGAATGGGAACAGCGTATTGCTGATTACAGGGCGAGTGGTCTCACCCAAGCAAAATGGTGTGAAAGGAATAGGTTAAAGGTTCACCAGCTGAAGTACTGGCTCAAACGGCTCGAAGGTTCCAACGCTACACCAAATCCCTCTACAAAATGGGCATCCGTTGTGATGGCAGATCCATCGATCCATGAAGAGGATTCCATCCAAGTAAAAATCGGCGAATGTTCGATCGAGGTGAAGCAAGGGTTTAACCCTTCGCTTTTTGCCGATGTGGTGAAGGTGTTGAAAACGTTATGTTAA
- a CDS encoding response regulator has translation MSHTLLLVDDEEKVLEFMEPFLRQEGFEIVTAKTGKEALQKAKEVKPSLVVLDWMLPEMSGIDVCRELRKTSHVGIIMVTAKTEETDKIIGLEVGADDYITKPFSLRELAARIRSVLRRMEGQENQEEMMKRGNLAISEAQCRVWKQGKEIALTPTEFKLLLTLAAKPGVVYSRLQLLQSIFEDDLFNDERTVDAHISRLRKKIEDDPYRPVYIQTVYGFGYRFGEQI, from the coding sequence ATGTCACATACATTGCTGTTGGTGGATGATGAAGAAAAAGTGCTCGAATTTATGGAGCCATTTCTGCGACAAGAAGGATTTGAAATCGTCACTGCTAAAACAGGAAAAGAAGCACTACAAAAAGCTAAAGAAGTAAAGCCATCTCTTGTAGTGCTTGACTGGATGCTTCCGGAAATGAGTGGGATCGACGTATGCCGTGAACTGCGCAAGACGAGCCATGTTGGCATCATCATGGTCACAGCGAAAACAGAGGAAACTGACAAAATTATTGGCTTAGAGGTAGGAGCGGATGATTATATTACCAAACCTTTTTCCTTGAGAGAACTGGCAGCCCGCATTCGCTCGGTATTGCGGCGAATGGAGGGGCAAGAAAATCAGGAGGAAATGATGAAACGAGGAAACTTGGCTATTTCCGAAGCGCAATGCCGCGTATGGAAACAAGGGAAAGAAATCGCCTTAACGCCGACCGAATTTAAGCTGTTGCTTACCCTAGCCGCAAAACCAGGTGTCGTCTATAGCCGTCTGCAGCTGCTGCAAAGCATTTTTGAAGATGACCTCTTCAACGATGAACGGACCGTTGATGCTCATATCAGCCGCCTCCGCAAAAAAATTGAAGATGACCCGTACCGTCCTGTCTATATACAAACGGTTTATGGATTCGGTTATCGGTTCGGTGAACAGATATGA
- a CDS encoding IS66 family transposase has product MEAKLKWYEEQLRLLQHKRFGVSSEKTLPGQLELFNEVENESNLELPEPTLESIRYQRRRKTRGQREAMLENLPVETVEYRLSDEEQVCSCCGGT; this is encoded by the coding sequence TTGGAAGCCAAATTAAAATGGTATGAAGAACAACTTCGCCTTCTGCAACATAAACGCTTTGGCGTTTCGAGCGAAAAAACCCTTCCTGGTCAATTGGAACTATTCAACGAAGTAGAAAACGAATCCAACCTTGAGTTGCCGGAACCTACGTTGGAGTCCATTCGTTATCAGCGCCGTCGGAAAACACGCGGTCAACGCGAAGCGATGCTGGAAAACCTTCCTGTCGAAACGGTCGAATACCGTTTATCCGATGAAGAGCAGGTCTGTTCGTGTTGCGGTGGAACGTAA